A window of the Cystobacter fuscus genome harbors these coding sequences:
- a CDS encoding acyl-CoA thioesterase — MKAPPHGPPFASSTTWNALGEGRYAGRVLPHWFQGRGSYGGLLGGALLRSMMRELNEPERMPRSFTVHFCAPVTEQDALITVRLERAGRQVSHLSARLEQAGQVACLASATFATSRDTPLVFTEARPPQVPPPHALPSAPTEAMPAFCAQFDYRWCVGALPSSGAAEARLGGWIRPRVAEPLDAPLVVGLLDAYPPAAFARVDGPALGATMDYTVHFYAPLPLASASPESFYLRAGQSRHAALGYADELADLWSEDGQLLAQLRQMAAIFPQTR; from the coding sequence ATGAAAGCCCCCCCGCACGGCCCTCCCTTCGCCAGCTCCACCACCTGGAACGCGCTCGGAGAGGGGCGCTATGCCGGCCGGGTGCTTCCCCACTGGTTCCAGGGACGCGGCTCCTACGGCGGACTGCTGGGCGGCGCGCTCCTGCGCTCGATGATGCGCGAGCTGAACGAGCCCGAGCGCATGCCACGCTCGTTCACCGTGCACTTCTGCGCCCCCGTCACCGAGCAGGACGCGCTCATCACCGTGCGCCTGGAGCGCGCCGGACGTCAGGTCTCGCACCTGTCCGCGCGGCTGGAGCAGGCGGGGCAGGTGGCGTGTCTGGCGAGCGCCACCTTCGCCACCTCGCGCGACACGCCGCTCGTGTTCACCGAGGCTCGCCCGCCCCAGGTGCCCCCGCCCCACGCGCTGCCCTCGGCGCCCACCGAGGCGATGCCCGCCTTCTGCGCCCAATTCGACTACCGCTGGTGCGTGGGCGCGCTGCCCTCCTCCGGAGCCGCCGAGGCACGGCTGGGCGGGTGGATCCGCCCGCGCGTGGCCGAGCCGCTCGACGCGCCGCTCGTGGTGGGCCTGCTGGATGCCTATCCCCCGGCGGCGTTCGCCCGCGTGGACGGCCCCGCCCTGGGCGCCACCATGGACTACACGGTGCACTTCTACGCCCCCCTGCCGCTCGCCTCCGCCTCGCCCGAGTCCTTCTACCTGCGCGCGGGCCAGTCCCGGCACGCCGCCCTGGGCTACGCGGACGAGCTGGCCGACCTGTGGAGCGAGGACGGCCAGCTCCTCGCCCAGCTGCGGCAGATGGCGGCCATCTTTCCCCAGACGCGCTGA
- a CDS encoding sensor histidine kinase, with the protein MTSPTPPSEASTNPETWRRRKRTTVMFAAIIPLLYPLDWLALGHWSLAPLGVRLLWSAQMLLYTVLYPGLGPRWEQRLANVNSIAASCCFLALIHVTGDERSPYLHLLPSMPLIIALIQPRDGTPALLSGIVCTLGTMLMLLAQGRPIAALGWALLIGSATFFGMYGAEQSRKAQEAEHAVRLERARSESLEKLALAERQRAQTEKLATVGRLAAGVVHEINNPLAFVRSNLEFLRTEVLRQPLPEEAHAELGEVFEETRQGVERIRQIVSDLRGFSHMDMEEPTECALADVVTDAARLAAVRLKHVARLTVALPPELPGVFAIRRRLAQVVLNLLVNAGDALEEARVHGGEVRVTGVADGKRVALLVEDNGPGFPPEVMPRLFESFFTTKGPDKGTGLGLALSRELVERFGGTLVAENRPEGGARLRLELPVRAPSPGG; encoded by the coding sequence ATGACCTCCCCGACCCCCCCGTCCGAGGCGAGCACGAATCCGGAGACGTGGCGGCGGCGCAAACGGACGACCGTGATGTTCGCCGCGATCATCCCGCTGCTCTACCCGCTGGACTGGCTCGCCCTGGGCCACTGGAGCCTCGCTCCCCTGGGGGTGCGGCTGCTCTGGTCCGCGCAGATGCTGCTGTACACGGTGCTGTACCCAGGGCTGGGCCCGCGCTGGGAGCAGCGGCTCGCCAACGTCAACAGCATCGCCGCCAGCTGCTGCTTCCTCGCCCTCATCCACGTCACCGGGGACGAGCGCAGTCCCTACCTCCACCTGCTGCCCAGCATGCCGCTCATCATCGCGCTCATCCAGCCGCGCGACGGGACGCCCGCCCTGCTCAGCGGCATCGTCTGCACCCTGGGCACGATGCTGATGTTGCTCGCCCAGGGCCGGCCCATCGCGGCGCTCGGCTGGGCCCTGCTCATCGGCTCGGCCACGTTCTTCGGCATGTACGGCGCGGAGCAGTCCCGCAAGGCGCAGGAGGCCGAGCACGCCGTGCGTCTGGAGCGCGCCCGCAGCGAGAGCCTGGAGAAGCTCGCCCTGGCCGAGCGCCAGCGCGCCCAGACGGAGAAGCTGGCCACCGTGGGCAGGCTCGCGGCGGGCGTGGTGCATGAAATCAACAACCCGCTGGCCTTCGTGCGCTCCAACCTGGAGTTCCTGCGCACCGAGGTGCTGCGCCAGCCCCTGCCCGAAGAGGCCCACGCGGAGCTGGGCGAGGTGTTCGAGGAGACGCGCCAGGGCGTCGAGCGCATCCGGCAGATCGTCTCGGACCTGCGGGGCTTCTCGCACATGGACATGGAGGAGCCGACCGAGTGCGCGCTGGCGGACGTGGTGACGGACGCGGCGCGGCTGGCGGCCGTGCGGCTCAAGCACGTGGCGCGACTGACGGTGGCGCTGCCCCCGGAGCTGCCCGGCGTCTTCGCCATCCGCCGGCGCCTGGCGCAGGTGGTGCTCAACCTGCTCGTCAACGCGGGGGACGCCCTGGAGGAGGCGCGGGTGCACGGCGGCGAGGTGCGTGTCACGGGCGTGGCCGATGGGAAGCGCGTGGCGCTCCTGGTGGAGGACAACGGCCCGGGCTTTCCCCCCGAGGTGATGCCCCGCCTCTTCGAGTCCTTCTTCACCACCAAGGGCCCCGACAAGGGCACGGGGCTCGGGCTGGCCCTGTCGCGCGAGCTGGTGGAACGCTTCGGCGGCACGCTCGTGGCCGAGAACCGTCCCGAGGGCGGCGCCCGGCTGCGCCTGGAGTTGCCCGTGCGGGCCCCATCACCCGGGGGTTGA
- a CDS encoding Uma2 family endonuclease, whose protein sequence is MSPDSPGGWWILNEPEVHLGRQVLVPDRAGWRRERAPGLLERDDPFFDLAPDWVCEVLSPSTVALDRGRKLAIYHQEGVGHAWLVDPRAHTLEVYGRGEKGWRLVSHHGGEETVRAEPFDAEPLELGLLWAPKATPAPGP, encoded by the coding sequence CTGTCGCCTGACAGCCCAGGGGGTTGGTGGATCCTGAATGAGCCGGAGGTGCACCTGGGCCGTCAGGTGCTGGTGCCGGACCGGGCGGGCTGGCGCCGGGAGCGGGCCCCCGGACTGTTGGAGCGGGATGACCCCTTCTTCGACCTGGCGCCCGACTGGGTATGTGAGGTGTTGTCTCCGTCGACGGTGGCCTTGGACCGGGGGCGCAAGCTGGCCATCTATCACCAGGAGGGGGTGGGCCATGCGTGGCTGGTGGACCCTCGTGCTCACACCCTGGAGGTGTATGGCCGAGGAGAGAAGGGCTGGCGGCTCGTCTCCCATCACGGCGGCGAGGAGACGGTGCGTGCCGAACCCTTCGACGCCGAGCCGCTGGAACTGGGGCTGCTCTGGGCGCCGAAGGCCACCCCGGCTCCCGGGCCCTGA
- a CDS encoding M16 family metallopeptidase encodes MKAFIAATALALGLPAFAQQEAKPLQPGREALSIPYDKYSLPNGLEVLLARDPKLPVVAVNVWYHVGAYDEQPGRTGFAHLFEHMMFQGSKHVPDDVHIALLEQLGGTDLNGTTNFDRTNYFETVPSNQLATALWLESDRMGFLLDALDEKKLRTQQEVVKNERRQGVETRPYGIAQEKFWQTLFPAPHPYHGKVIGSMADLDAATVEDVKAFFRKWYAPANATLAVVGDFEPQEARALIEKYFATLPSNPKPARPEVAPVKLTEEKLVRHDEKIGTLPLVVIGWHTPPYLSEGDAIADMLGIVLGTGKSSRLYKRLVVDKGLAQSVSASQQSLGAQSVFTVEAVARPGVSSDALVKEIDAVLEEMRRSGPTSAELDQARTRFETQMLAGLQSVGGFGGKADTLQSYNHFRGDPGFLVHDLERYDAVTPERVRDFARDTLKPTERVVLHAVPSPSSPSSTPSKEKP; translated from the coding sequence ATGAAAGCGTTCATCGCCGCCACCGCCCTCGCCCTTGGCCTTCCGGCCTTCGCCCAGCAAGAGGCGAAGCCGCTCCAGCCCGGACGCGAGGCACTCTCCATCCCCTACGACAAGTACTCGCTGCCCAATGGCCTGGAGGTGCTGCTCGCGCGCGACCCCAAGCTGCCCGTGGTGGCCGTCAACGTCTGGTACCACGTGGGCGCCTATGACGAGCAGCCGGGCCGCACCGGCTTCGCCCACCTCTTCGAGCACATGATGTTCCAGGGCTCCAAGCACGTGCCGGATGACGTGCACATCGCGCTGCTCGAGCAGCTGGGCGGCACGGACCTCAACGGCACCACCAACTTCGATCGCACCAACTACTTCGAGACCGTGCCGAGCAACCAGCTCGCCACCGCGCTGTGGCTGGAGAGCGACCGGATGGGCTTCTTGCTCGACGCGCTCGACGAGAAGAAGCTGCGCACCCAGCAGGAGGTGGTGAAGAACGAGCGCCGCCAGGGCGTGGAGACGCGCCCCTACGGCATCGCCCAGGAGAAGTTCTGGCAGACGCTCTTCCCCGCGCCCCACCCCTACCACGGCAAGGTCATCGGCTCGATGGCGGACCTGGACGCCGCCACCGTGGAGGACGTGAAGGCCTTCTTCCGCAAGTGGTACGCCCCCGCCAACGCCACGCTCGCCGTGGTGGGGGACTTCGAGCCCCAAGAGGCCCGCGCCCTCATCGAGAAGTACTTCGCCACGCTGCCGAGCAACCCCAAGCCCGCGCGCCCCGAGGTGGCCCCGGTGAAGCTCACCGAGGAGAAGCTCGTCCGGCACGACGAGAAGATCGGCACGCTGCCCCTGGTCGTCATCGGCTGGCACACCCCGCCGTACCTGAGCGAGGGCGATGCCATCGCGGACATGCTCGGCATCGTGCTCGGCACGGGCAAGTCCAGCCGGCTCTACAAGCGGCTCGTGGTGGACAAGGGGCTCGCCCAGAGCGTGAGCGCCTCCCAGCAGAGCCTCGGCGCCCAGTCCGTCTTCACCGTGGAGGCGGTGGCCCGGCCCGGCGTGTCCAGCGACGCGCTCGTGAAGGAGATCGACGCGGTGCTCGAGGAGATGCGCCGCTCGGGCCCGACGTCCGCGGAGCTCGACCAGGCGCGCACGCGCTTCGAGACGCAGATGCTCGCCGGGCTCCAGTCGGTGGGAGGCTTTGGCGGCAAGGCGGACACGCTGCAGAGCTACAACCACTTCCGGGGTGACCCGGGCTTCCTGGTGCACGACCTGGAGCGCTACGACGCGGTGACGCCCGAGCGCGTGCGCGACTTCGCCCGCGACACGCTCAAGCCCACCGAGCGCGTGGTGCTCCACGCCGTGCCCTCGCCGTCGAGCCCGTCCTCCACCCCCTCGAAGGAGAAGCCGTGA
- a CDS encoding class I SAM-dependent methyltransferase → MFHPKGPGLGELLHQGLQSVERGYDLLAPKFDYTPFRTPEDVLTASFALAGAPRSVDRALDVCCGTGAALRHLRPLCRQDVVGVDVSQGMLDEARRNLEHAPGEARVELVRGDALALPWHGAFDLVTSFGAFGHILERDEPRLVEGIHRVLRPGGRFLFVTADRPSPWRPGYWMARAFNAAMHVRNALWRPPFVMYYLTFLLPRARSLLEARGFHVAVHRDPLPERYARAGLCVVIATRA, encoded by the coding sequence ATGTTCCATCCCAAGGGACCCGGTCTCGGAGAGCTGCTCCACCAGGGCTTGCAGTCCGTGGAGCGCGGTTATGACCTGCTCGCCCCGAAGTTCGACTACACGCCCTTCCGCACGCCCGAGGACGTGCTGACGGCGAGCTTCGCCCTGGCCGGAGCCCCCCGGAGCGTGGACCGGGCCCTGGACGTGTGCTGCGGCACGGGAGCCGCCCTGCGCCACCTGCGCCCCCTGTGCCGCCAGGACGTGGTGGGCGTGGACGTGAGCCAGGGCATGCTCGACGAGGCCCGGCGCAACCTGGAGCACGCGCCCGGCGAGGCCCGCGTGGAGCTGGTGCGCGGCGACGCCCTGGCGCTGCCATGGCACGGGGCGTTCGACCTGGTGACGAGCTTCGGGGCCTTCGGCCACATCCTCGAGCGCGACGAGCCCCGTCTGGTGGAGGGCATCCACCGCGTCCTGCGCCCGGGTGGCCGCTTCCTCTTCGTCACCGCGGATCGGCCCTCGCCCTGGCGCCCCGGCTACTGGATGGCGCGCGCCTTCAATGCCGCCATGCACGTGCGCAACGCGCTCTGGCGGCCTCCCTTCGTCATGTACTACCTCACCTTCCTGCTGCCACGTGCCCGCTCCCTCCTGGAAGCCCGGGGCTTCCACGTGGCCGTGCACCGCGACCCCCTGCCCGAACGTTACGCCCGGGCTGGACTGTGCGTGGTGATCGCCACCCGGGCATGA
- a CDS encoding NAD(P)-dependent oxidoreductase, which translates to MRLTVFGATGRVGHTLVHDAVGQGHEVTAYVRDPKRLGIKHGKLLVKKGSLEDGTTVAEALRGSDVVVSAIGARDATHPVSVVTHATRAILAAMKAEGVQRLVSVGAAGLLPHAAGGLTGEHGLPPFLRHAFEDHRGALQALQESELDWVVVCPPVMPSGLKTGKYRVAVEALPTGGRQVYAEDVADFTLKVATGTEYHRVRVGIVGD; encoded by the coding sequence ATGCGGTTGACGGTCTTTGGAGCGACGGGACGCGTCGGGCACACGCTGGTGCACGACGCGGTGGGGCAGGGGCACGAGGTGACGGCATACGTCCGGGACCCCAAGCGCCTGGGCATCAAGCACGGCAAGCTCCTCGTCAAGAAGGGCAGCCTGGAGGATGGCACCACCGTCGCCGAGGCCCTGCGCGGCTCGGACGTCGTGGTGAGCGCGATCGGCGCCCGCGACGCCACCCACCCCGTCTCGGTGGTGACCCACGCCACACGCGCCATCCTCGCGGCCATGAAGGCCGAGGGTGTCCAGCGGCTCGTGTCCGTGGGCGCCGCGGGACTGCTGCCCCACGCGGCCGGCGGCCTCACCGGCGAGCACGGCCTCCCCCCCTTCCTGCGCCACGCCTTCGAGGATCACCGCGGCGCGCTGCAGGCCCTGCAGGAGAGCGAGCTGGACTGGGTGGTGGTGTGCCCGCCCGTCATGCCCAGCGGCCTGAAGACGGGCAAGTACCGCGTCGCCGTGGAAGCCCTGCCCACCGGCGGCCGGCAGGTCTACGCCGAGGACGTGGCGGACTTCACCCTCAAGGTGGCCACCGGCACCGAGTACCACCGGGTGCGCGTGGGCATCGTCGGCGACTGA
- a CDS encoding CapA family protein produces MDALYARGVEALKAKDAPAALEAFSACARAAPERVDCQWELGWAYSLLNRWPEALAAWNVVQRLDPAHPDLEDALTQARGQTALQRQLAEPAAPPTPRPSPPADARLRIRAVGDVMLGTSFPEGLLPPDDGAASLATVAPLLHDADLTFINLEGPLCDHGETQKCRRGGNCYAFRSPTHYGRYLKDAGVDLASTANNHSGDFGELCRRETEATLDSLGIAWSGPAGTVATVEKNGLRVGMVAFHTSPNCNHVNNHATAAALVRQVKAAHDLVLVSFHGGAEGGKALNIPLGTEMFYGENRGDLRAFTHAVIDAGADLVIGHGPHVVRALEFYKDKLILYSLGNFATYGSFNLKGPQGLGMIADVELDAQGRFLSGRLLPTRQEGRGIPQPDPAGEVLPLVRRLTTEDFPTTGAQVSPDGRISPRKVSASREVK; encoded by the coding sequence GTGGACGCGCTCTACGCCCGGGGTGTCGAGGCCCTCAAGGCCAAGGACGCCCCCGCCGCCCTCGAGGCCTTCTCCGCCTGCGCCCGCGCCGCCCCCGAGCGCGTGGACTGCCAGTGGGAGCTCGGCTGGGCGTACTCGCTGCTCAACCGCTGGCCCGAGGCGCTCGCCGCGTGGAACGTGGTGCAGCGGCTGGACCCGGCCCACCCGGATCTCGAGGACGCCCTCACCCAGGCCCGGGGCCAGACGGCCCTCCAGCGGCAGCTCGCCGAGCCCGCGGCTCCCCCGACCCCTCGCCCCTCGCCTCCCGCCGATGCCCGCCTGCGCATCCGCGCCGTGGGCGACGTGATGCTCGGCACCTCCTTCCCCGAGGGCCTCTTGCCCCCGGATGATGGCGCCGCGAGCCTCGCCACGGTGGCGCCGCTGTTGCACGACGCGGACCTCACCTTCATCAACCTCGAGGGGCCCCTGTGCGACCACGGCGAGACGCAGAAGTGCCGCCGCGGGGGCAACTGCTACGCCTTCCGCTCGCCCACGCACTATGGCCGCTACCTGAAGGACGCGGGCGTGGACCTGGCCTCCACCGCCAACAACCACTCGGGTGACTTCGGCGAGCTGTGCCGCCGCGAGACCGAGGCCACGCTCGATTCGCTCGGCATCGCCTGGAGCGGCCCCGCGGGCACCGTCGCCACCGTGGAGAAGAACGGCCTGCGCGTGGGCATGGTGGCCTTCCACACCTCGCCCAACTGCAACCACGTCAACAACCACGCCACCGCCGCCGCCCTGGTGCGCCAGGTCAAGGCCGCGCATGACCTGGTGCTCGTCTCCTTCCATGGCGGCGCGGAAGGGGGCAAGGCGCTCAACATCCCCCTGGGCACCGAGATGTTCTACGGCGAGAACCGGGGCGACCTGCGCGCCTTCACCCACGCCGTCATCGACGCGGGCGCCGACCTCGTCATCGGCCACGGCCCCCACGTCGTGCGCGCGCTCGAGTTCTACAAGGACAAGCTCATCCTCTACTCCCTGGGCAACTTCGCCACCTACGGCTCCTTCAACCTCAAGGGGCCCCAGGGCCTGGGGATGATCGCCGACGTGGAGCTCGACGCCCAGGGCCGCTTCCTCTCCGGGCGTCTGTTGCCCACGCGCCAGGAGGGCCGCGGCATCCCCCAGCCGGACCCCGCCGGCGAGGTGCTCCCGCTCGTGCGCCGCCTCACCACCGAGGACTTCCCCACCACCGGCGCCCAGGTCTCCCCCGACGGCCGCATCTCCCCCCGCAAGGTCTCCGCTTCGCGTGAAGTGAAGTAG
- a CDS encoding MFS transporter: MRTLHLSRYSSLRAFGHRDFVHVWWGTLISNIGTWMETLALGVFVTTVTGRAEATGGIAALTFLPAVVMSPVGGALADRFDRRKWVAAGTLVQALLALVLTVLALTGRLTVPAVAVLSLLNGCTNSLINPAFSALISQSVPPEDLSSAVSLNSAQYNLGRIMGPAIAAGVLAAGGIAWALAINTLSFVAVLVALWHVRPLERVGERRHEPLWSGIRRGAQVARDDAGIRLAMVGALLVSALVAPFIGLVPVFAIRVFQQGAAATSLLVTMQGVGAVLAAMLLGPLMERLGRRRLLEACLILLGPMAAVYWMTPTLHAAALAIVGLGALYMASLTCINTTCQLRVPRELQGRISSLYSMMIAVGYAAGVWLQGLLADRWGVRLVTGACALLFLALVLTLRLLRPRAFEATEAPCVVDPAHRPAPALHLEGNDF; the protein is encoded by the coding sequence GTGCGTACCCTTCATTTGTCTCGCTATTCGTCGCTCCGGGCCTTCGGGCACCGGGATTTCGTCCACGTCTGGTGGGGAACGCTCATCTCCAACATCGGCACGTGGATGGAGACGCTCGCACTGGGCGTCTTCGTCACCACGGTGACGGGCCGCGCCGAGGCCACCGGAGGCATCGCCGCGCTGACCTTCCTGCCCGCGGTGGTGATGTCGCCGGTGGGCGGAGCGCTCGCGGACCGGTTCGATCGGCGCAAGTGGGTCGCCGCGGGCACGCTCGTGCAGGCGCTGCTGGCGCTGGTGCTCACGGTGCTCGCGCTCACCGGCCGGCTCACCGTGCCCGCGGTGGCCGTGCTGTCGCTGCTCAACGGGTGCACCAACAGCCTCATCAACCCGGCCTTCTCCGCGCTCATCTCCCAGTCGGTGCCCCCGGAGGACCTGTCCAGCGCGGTGAGCCTCAACTCGGCGCAGTACAACCTCGGGCGCATCATGGGCCCGGCGATCGCCGCGGGAGTGCTCGCCGCGGGGGGAATTGCCTGGGCGCTGGCCATCAACACGCTGTCCTTCGTGGCGGTGCTCGTGGCGCTCTGGCACGTGCGGCCCCTGGAGCGCGTGGGCGAGCGGCGGCACGAGCCCCTGTGGTCCGGCATCCGGCGCGGCGCCCAGGTGGCCCGGGACGACGCGGGCATCCGCCTGGCCATGGTGGGCGCGCTGCTGGTGTCGGCGCTCGTGGCGCCCTTCATCGGGCTGGTGCCGGTGTTCGCCATCCGCGTCTTCCAGCAGGGGGCGGCCGCCACCTCGCTGCTCGTCACCATGCAGGGCGTGGGCGCGGTGCTCGCGGCGATGCTGCTCGGGCCCCTCATGGAGCGGCTGGGGCGCCGGCGCCTGCTCGAGGCGTGTCTCATCCTGCTGGGGCCCATGGCGGCGGTGTACTGGATGACGCCCACGCTGCACGCCGCGGCGCTCGCCATCGTCGGCCTGGGCGCGCTCTACATGGCCTCGCTCACCTGCATCAACACCACGTGCCAGCTGCGCGTGCCGCGCGAGCTCCAGGGCCGCATCAGCAGCCTCTACAGCATGATGATCGCCGTGGGGTACGCCGCGGGGGTGTGGTTGCAGGGCCTGTTGGCCGACCGGTGGGGCGTGCGCCTCGTCACCGGCGCGTGCGCGCTGTTGTTCCTCGCGCTCGTGCTCACCCTGCGGCTGTTGCGCCCGCGCGCCTTCGAGGCCACCGAGGCCCCGTGCGTGGTGGACCCGGCGCACCGCCCGGCGCCCGCGCTGCACCTGGAGGGCAACGACTTCTGA
- a CDS encoding pentapeptide repeat-containing protein has translation MGWLENVIIKNKELENERFEVTDKDSLYFLGPDLTLRNCTVVLKVSARRLHILGARFIDCTFEVKQELKNHQDWVRASLKGCRFKGRLTGCDFGHWPEYGSEPEYQHGFIENCDFTEARLDGCRIMGCDPTPLRFPKWPCFTILDPIRRAPELRSVKWPGLIGDVIVGDLHAHPTPTRALTYYAPTLVERLESTPEQLRAVIENFDCIVY, from the coding sequence ATGGGCTGGCTCGAGAACGTCATCATCAAGAACAAGGAACTCGAAAACGAGCGGTTCGAGGTGACAGACAAAGACTCGCTCTATTTCCTTGGCCCCGACCTGACGCTGCGCAACTGCACTGTCGTCTTGAAGGTATCAGCCAGGCGATTACACATCCTCGGCGCCCGGTTCATTGACTGCACCTTCGAGGTGAAGCAGGAATTGAAGAACCATCAGGACTGGGTAAGAGCCTCGCTCAAGGGCTGCCGGTTCAAGGGCCGGCTGACGGGCTGTGATTTCGGGCACTGGCCCGAATACGGGAGTGAACCGGAGTATCAGCACGGTTTCATCGAGAACTGTGACTTCACCGAGGCCCGTCTGGATGGCTGCCGCATCATGGGCTGTGACCCAACCCCCCTGCGCTTCCCCAAGTGGCCCTGCTTCACCATTCTGGACCCCATTCGCAGGGCCCCCGAACTCCGTAGCGTCAAGTGGCCGGGTCTGATCGGTGACGTCATCGTGGGCGACCTCCACGCCCATCCAACTCCAACCAGGGCACTGACCTATTACGCGCCCACCCTGGTGGAACGGCTCGAGAGCACGCCAGAACAACTCCGAGCTGTCATCGAGAACTTCGACTGCATCGTCTACTGA
- a CDS encoding secretin and TonB N-terminal domain-containing protein, producing the protein MRSSRAVWLALALTALPVQAREPRPTRHVSLDVVRAPVEQVLRGLAELGGLNLVLSEEVRGTVTLTLRDVPWTQAFQGVLVSQGLGMERKGNILRVAPLRVLQEEAAARVRLAQARKDEGPLRTWFLPVSHARAADLLPQVQALLSSRGRVSVDARTNTLIVTDVEAPVLP; encoded by the coding sequence ATGCGCTCTTCCCGCGCCGTGTGGCTCGCGCTGGCCCTCACCGCCCTGCCCGTCCAGGCGCGCGAGCCGAGGCCGACCCGACATGTCTCGCTCGACGTGGTGCGGGCTCCGGTGGAGCAGGTGCTGCGGGGGCTCGCGGAGCTGGGCGGGCTGAACCTGGTGCTCTCCGAGGAGGTACGGGGCACGGTGACGCTCACGCTGCGCGACGTGCCGTGGACGCAGGCGTTCCAGGGGGTGCTGGTGTCCCAGGGGCTGGGCATGGAGCGCAAGGGCAACATCCTGCGCGTGGCGCCCCTGCGGGTGCTCCAGGAAGAGGCCGCGGCGCGGGTGCGGCTCGCCCAGGCGCGCAAGGACGAGGGCCCGTTGCGCACGTGGTTTCTCCCCGTGAGCCACGCGCGGGCGGCGGATCTGCTGCCCCAGGTCCAGGCGCTGTTGTCGTCCCGGGGGCGGGTGAGCGTGGACGCGCGCACCAACACGCTCATCGTCACGGACGTGGAGGCGCCCGTGCTGCCGTAG
- a CDS encoding M16 family metallopeptidase gives MRRLFLAVSTLALLAAACRSAPQPTPEPSPAPGSQAPATPPADPESFRDQPPTAGPAPELVLPRFEQAVLDNGLTVLVSTRKELPLVYVGTAFAAGSATDPQGKWGLADLTYKMMLEGAAGKDTLALDQAFQNLGVSPSVSVGSDGAVLGVRVLQRNTEAALALITQVVRQPTFAPKDFERRQKLQLAELVRALGSPGFLAQRTFLDVVFGAAHPYGHPTSGLPETVGAVTVRDVKAFYEKNVGPRTTALVMTGDITLEQAVALAKKSFGDWKGKAVLPPVPPAPPTPARGQVVFVPKAGLDQTIVLMGRPGIAAGHEDESALDLATTVFGGFFGSRLNMNLREDKGYSYGANSGSDARLGVGPVTASASVRADVTGAAVTEFVNELKGLRERPITPRELEPAREGLIRAFPGSFESVEGLGSSASELFLRRRPLDEYARTVAGLEKATPAEVQRVAEAYLGPDAMQIVLVGDPEVIQQQVGPLGLGKLVAKEPAKAPAPKP, from the coding sequence ATGCGCCGCCTGTTCCTCGCCGTCTCCACCCTGGCGCTGCTCGCCGCGGCCTGCCGCTCGGCGCCCCAGCCCACGCCCGAGCCGTCCCCGGCCCCCGGCTCCCAGGCCCCCGCCACGCCCCCTGCGGACCCCGAGTCCTTCCGGGATCAGCCCCCCACCGCCGGCCCCGCGCCCGAGCTGGTGCTGCCCCGCTTCGAGCAGGCGGTGCTGGACAACGGGCTCACCGTGCTGGTGAGCACGCGCAAGGAGCTGCCACTGGTGTACGTGGGCACCGCCTTCGCCGCGGGCAGCGCGACCGACCCCCAGGGCAAGTGGGGCCTGGCGGATCTCACCTACAAGATGATGCTGGAGGGGGCGGCCGGGAAGGACACGCTCGCCCTGGACCAGGCCTTCCAGAACCTGGGCGTGTCGCCCTCGGTGAGCGTCGGCTCGGACGGGGCCGTCCTGGGCGTGCGGGTGCTCCAGCGCAACACCGAGGCGGCGCTGGCGCTCATCACCCAGGTGGTGCGCCAGCCCACGTTCGCGCCCAAGGACTTCGAGCGGCGCCAGAAGCTGCAACTGGCCGAGCTGGTGCGCGCCCTGGGCAGCCCGGGCTTCCTCGCGCAGCGCACGTTCCTCGACGTGGTGTTCGGCGCGGCGCACCCCTATGGGCACCCGACCAGCGGCCTGCCGGAGACGGTGGGCGCGGTGACGGTGCGCGACGTGAAGGCCTTCTACGAGAAGAACGTGGGCCCGCGCACCACGGCGCTGGTGATGACGGGCGACATCACGCTGGAGCAGGCGGTGGCGCTGGCGAAGAAGTCCTTCGGCGACTGGAAGGGCAAGGCCGTGCTGCCCCCGGTGCCGCCCGCGCCCCCCACGCCCGCGCGCGGCCAGGTGGTGTTCGTGCCCAAGGCGGGGTTGGATCAGACGATCGTCCTGATGGGCCGGCCGGGCATCGCCGCGGGCCATGAGGACGAGTCCGCACTGGACCTGGCCACCACGGTGTTCGGCGGCTTCTTCGGCAGCCGGCTGAACATGAACCTGCGCGAGGACAAGGGCTACAGCTATGGGGCCAACTCGGGCTCGGACGCGCGGCTGGGCGTGGGGCCGGTGACGGCGTCCGCGTCGGTGCGCGCGGACGTGACGGGCGCGGCGGTCACCGAGTTCGTCAACGAGCTCAAGGGCCTGCGCGAGCGCCCCATCACCCCGCGGGAGCTGGAGCCGGCGCGCGAGGGCCTCATCCGCGCGTTCCCCGGCAGCTTCGAGTCGGTGGAGGGCCTGGGCTCCAGCGCCTCGGAGCTCTTCCTGCGTCGGCGTCCCCTGGACGAGTACGCGCGCACGGTGGCGGGCCTGGAGAAGGCCACGCCCGCCGAGGTGCAGCGCGTGGCGGAGGCCTACCTGGGCCCGGACGCCATGCAGATCGTCCTGGTGGGAGACCCCGAGGTCATCCAGCAGCAGGTGGGGCCGCTGGGGCTCGGCAAGCTGGTGGCGAAGGAGCCGGCGAAGGCACCGGCCCCCAAGCCCTGA